The DNA sequence GGGACGGCGGCGAGGAGGCGGGACGCGGAGGAACGGTATCGGCGGCGGCCATCCGGACGGCGTGCCGCCGGATGCAGGGGGCGAAGACGAAGGGCGACCTCCTCCGGGTGATCGCCGGCGAAGCGGCGGCATTCGACCTCCACGACCTCGAGACGATGAACGCCCGGTTCGAGCGCAAAGTCAGCCACCTCCCGGAGGGCTACCGCGACCGCCTTCTTGAAAGTGTCAGTGAAGAGATCTTCGGGGCGCACCACCGGCTCGTCCTCCTTTCCCGGAACGGCGGTGGCCGCGAGCTGGACGACCCCCCCGACCCGGCGCTCGGCGGCTACGCCGCCATGGTGGCGGAGGCCTGCGCCTTAAAAGCGCGGGAGAAAGACCCGAAGTACCTCTACCTGAAGTACCTCCTCTCCGCGTTCACGATGTTTGTCCAGGAAG is a window from the Methanoculleus oceani genome containing:
- a CDS encoding DUF2115 domain-containing protein translates to MRLRAILERIRRFVGRESSSRSGTGPDEVSSLLIDTFAGDGGEEAGRGGTVSAAAIRTACRRMQGAKTKGDLLRVIAGEAAAFDLHDLETMNARFERKVSHLPEGYRDRLLESVSEEIFGAHHRLVLLSRNGGGRELDDPPDPALGGYAAMVAEACALKAREKDPKYLYLKYLLSAFTMFVQEEPAHPVGTPFPGGQIVDEWEGTYLCPVRDLADDVPYALCPYCPAVQSTEPTYPEMRARRRERRRRESLANYWTNYKG